The proteins below come from a single Sorghum bicolor cultivar BTx623 chromosome 4, Sorghum_bicolor_NCBIv3, whole genome shotgun sequence genomic window:
- the LOC8059630 gene encoding N-carbamoylputrescine amidase yields MAAAAGRKVAVAAVQFACTDVEAENVATAERLIREAHKKGAKIVLIQELFEGHYFCQAQRMDFFRRAKPYKGNPTIIRMQQLAKELEVVIPVSFFEEANNAHYNSVAIIDADGTDLGLYRKSHIPDGPGYQEKFYFNPGDTGFKAFKTKYATIGVGICWDQWFPECARAMALQGAEILFYPTAIGSEPQDGNLDSREHWKRVMQGHAGANLVPLVASNRIGRETVETEHGKSTITFYGNSFIAGPTGEIVKLANDKDEEVLVAEFDLDEIKSIRHGWGIFRDRRPELYKVLLTLDGEK; encoded by the exons ATGGCTGCGGCCGCGGGGAGGAAGGTGGCGGTCGCCGCCGTGCAGTTCGCCTGCACCGACGTCGAGGCGGAGAACGTCGCCACCGCCGAGAG GTTGATTAGGGAAGCACACAAGAAAGGTGCAAAGATTGTACTCATTCAG GAATTGTTTGAGGGGCACTATTTCTGTCAAGCTCAAAGGATGGATTTCTTTCGGCGCGCTAAGCCTTACAAAGGCAATCCAACTATTATAAG GATGCAACAGCTTGCTAAGGAGTTGGAAGTTGTGATACCTGTCAGTTTTTTCGAAGAAGCAAACAATGCACATTATAATTCGGTGGCCATTATTGATGCTGATGGCACTGATCTTGGACTCTATCGCAAGTCACACATTCCAGATGGACCAG GTTATCAAGAGAAGTTCTATTTCAACCCAGGTGACACTGGCTTTAAG gCTTTCAAAACCAAGTATGCCACGATTGGTGTTG GAATCTGCTGGGATCAGTGGTTTCCAGAGTGTGCAAGAGCAATGGCACTTCAGGGGGCTGAAATACTGTTCTATCCCACTGCAATTGGATCTGAACCCCAGGATGGTAACCTGGATTCCCGTGAACATTGGAAGCGAGTTATGCAAGGCCATGCTGGTGCCAACTTG GTCCCTCTAGTTGCTTCCAACCGGATTGGCAGAGAAACTGTTGAGACTGAGCATGGCAAGAGCACGATAACCTTCTATGGGAATTCCTTCATTGCAG GACCAACTGGAGAAATAGTGAAGCTTGCTAACGACAAAGACGAGGAAGTGCTGGTGGCAGAGTTTGACTTGGATGAGATCAAGTCGATTAGGCATGGTTGGGGGATATTCAGAGACCGGCGCCCTGAATTGTACAAAGTGCTATTGACGTTGGATGGCGAGAAATAA
- the LOC8058651 gene encoding uncharacterized protein At2g27730, mitochondrial — protein MATRRAVVRVTALPAWAAVARSMEGVGGGGARVSRYFSDKASGRVLSEEERAAENVYIQKMEREKLEKLRRKEDKAKAEAAKRAAAAKGDKKKGEEAHPS, from the exons ATGGCTACAAGAAGGGCCGTGGTGAGGGTTACTGCTCTGCCTGCGTGggcggccgtggcgaggagcatgGAAGGcgtaggcggcggcggcgcccgcgTGTCGCGCTACTTCAGCGACAAGGCCTCCGGCAGGGTGCTCAGCGAGGAGGAGCGCGCCGCCGAGAACGTCTACATACAG AAGATGGAGCGGGAGAAGCTGGAGAAGCTGAGGAGGAAGGAGGACAAGGCCAAGGCCGAGGCGGCCAAgagggccgccgccgccaaagGCGACAAGAAG AAGGGTGAGGAGGCTCATCCGAGCTGA
- the LOC110434809 gene encoding uncharacterized protein LOC110434809: MLWFTALRCEHVIKGKRTEPPLTAEEEKDFTAADNLFRLALISILAESMVPAHMDLPSGKEMWDALEAKFGVTGAGNVLYKMEQFYDYKMIDDRSVVEQAHELQMLAKELKNMECDLPNQFVAGGIIAKLPPAWSGFATSLKHRRQEFSVTDLIAILGVEENARAKDTRAKKVAHEGASSANMVQKKNTHAAHKKKKGKDAVKPKAASFKKKNKEKSVCFVCGATDHWAKECPDCKDKQNKKVNMIVSEARGPGYGNYLPTILSVSLSPEWWVDTGANIHVCADISLFSSYQIGRGSSQLMENGTHAVVHGVATVNLKFTSKKIV, translated from the coding sequence ATGCTGTGGTTTACTGCACTAAGGTGCGAGCATGTGATCAAGGGAAAGCGCACTGAACCTCCTCTCACCGCTGAGGAAGAGAAGGATTTCACTGCGGCAGATAATTTGTTCAGGCTTGCTCTCATCAGTATTCTCGCTGAGAGCATGGTTCCTGCGCACATGGACTTGCCTTCGGGTAAGGAAATGTGGGATGCACTTGAGGCCAAGTTCGGGGTAACCGGTGCCGGCAACGTGTTGTATAAGATGGAGCAGTTCTATGACTACAAGATGATCGATGACCGTTCTGTGGTAGAACAAGCTCATGAATTACAGATGCTGGCAAAGGAACTCAAGAACATGGAGTGTGATCTCCCTAACCAGTTTGTGGCCGGCGGTATCATCGCTAAGCTGCCACCTGCTTGGTCGGGCTTTGCCACTTCTCTAAAGCACAGGAGGCAGGAGTTCAGTGTGACTGATCTCATTGCCATCCTTGGTGTTGAGGAGAATGCGAGGGCAAAGGACACACGGGCCAAGAAAGTAGCACATGAGGGGGCTTCTAGCGCCAATATGGTGCAGAAGAAGAATACTCATGCAGCCCACAAGAAAAAGAAAGGCAAGGATGCCGTCAAGCCCAAAGCTGCCAGCTTCAAgaagaaaaacaaagaaaagaGTGTTTGCTTTGTCTGCGGTGCCACTGATCACTGGGCAAAAGAGTGCCCTGACTGCAAAGACAAGCAAAACAAGAAAGTCAACATGATTGTGAGCGAGGCTAGAGGACCTGGGTATGGTAATTATTTACCTACAATTCTTTCAGTCAGTCTCTCACCAGAGTGGTGGGTTGACACGGGAGCTAATATTCATGTATGTGCTGACATCTCTTTGTTTTCATCCTACCAGATCGGTCGAGGTTCCTCCCAATTGATGGAAAACGGTACGCATGCTGTTGTTCATGGTGTTGCTACGGTCAATCTGAAGTTCACTTCGAAAAAGATCGTGTAG
- the LOC8058652 gene encoding protein FAF-like, chloroplastic: MAATACAYGYHQQAGGGRAAAQVLFSDVDGTVVVKQTADPAPAPAPPPPPPPLPLPRPPSSKVPPSSFLSSHHLDICTEGLGSESSGDIDLSDLTDDVAACVDDVVGHAVLPCKWWQQQHRDGGSGDGEPAAGRARSARRPSFPPPISLIGAGGKPWLYLRPQREDGRLVLREVRIPSRELLQARREDGRFKLQYAQPQPDDDEDECQ, from the coding sequence ATGGCCGCGACGGCATGCGCCTACGGCTACCACCAGCAGGCGGGCggcgggcgggcggcggcgcAGGTTCTCTTCTCCGACGTCGATGGCACCGTCGTCGTCAAGCAAACAGCAgacccggcgccggcgccggcgcctcctcctcctccgccgccgctcccACTGCCACGACCGCCGTCGTCCAAGGTGCCCCCGTCGTCCTTCCTGTCGTCGCACCACCTCGACATCTGCACCGAGGGCCTCGGCTCCGAGAGCTCCGGCGACATCGATCTCAGCGACCTCACCGACGACGTCGCCGCCTGCGTCGACGACGTCGTCGGGCATGCAGTACTGCCGTGCAAgtggtggcagcagcagcatcgTGACGGAGGATCAGGTGATGGGGAGCCGGCAGCAGGGAGGGCGAGGAGCGCCAGGCGGCCGTCGTTCCCGCCCCCGATCTCGCTGATCGGGGCCGGCGGGAAGCCGTGGCTCTACCTCCGGCCACAGCGGGAGGACGGCCGCCTCGTGCTGCGCGAGGTCAGGATACCGTCACGGGAGCTGCTCCAGGCGCGCCGGGAGGACGGCCGGTTCAAGCTCCAGTACGCCCAGCCCCaacccgacgacgacgaggacgaaTGCCAGTAG